In a genomic window of Myotis daubentonii chromosome 18, mMyoDau2.1, whole genome shotgun sequence:
- the C18H2orf15 gene encoding uncharacterized protein C2orf15 homolog, whose translation MGFSVSKSATQLSAMCMDAKVDDHLMQGAEKSKLEPVTQLFQNTKKIRLEDPNQENLTREKESGPGSLSEKAVGSVVYVKESDGIEMTDVE comes from the coding sequence ATGGGATTTTCTGTTAGTAAATCTGCTACTCAGTTATCTGCAATGTGTATGGATGCAAAAGTGGACGATCACTTAATGCAAGGGGCTGAGAAAAGCAAGCTGGAACCAGTAACTCAGTTATTTCAAAACACTAAGAAAATAAGATTAGAAGACCCAAACCAAGAAAACCTTACAAGAGAGAAAGAGTCTGGTCCAGGCTCTCTTTCCGAGAAAGCCGTGGGTTCAGTGGTTTATGTTAAAGAAAGTGATGGAATAGAAATGACAGATGTGGAATGA